The following nucleotide sequence is from Desulfovibrio desulfuricans.
CAGCTGGAATTGAAACGTCACCGCGATCTGTTGGAGGCAATGGTGCGGGAGCGTACCAGGGAGCTTGTGCTTACCCAACAGGCAACAATTGAAATGCTGGCAGATCTAGCAGAAACGCGTGATCCAGAAACTGGCTGCCACATCAAGCGTACTCAGGAGTACGTATGTGCTCTGGCGCATGCGGCAAGACAACTCCCTGATCTTGAACTGTTTCTGGATGATGAAGACATTGATATGTTGTATCACTCAGCAGTATTGCATGATATAGGTAAAGTTGGTGTTCCTGACGCAATATTGAATAAAGAAGGAAAGCTTAGCAAAGAAGAGTTTTCCAAGATGAAGGAACACTGCATTATAGGATATAAGGCAATGTTGGGAGCGCAGAGAAAGCTTGGAGAAAATTCTTTTCTGCGTCTTGCTGGAGAAATTGCACTGACACATCATGAAAGGTGGGATGGAACAGGCTATCCGAGTGGCCTGCATGGTGCACAGATACCCGTTTCAGGGCGTCTTGTAGCTATTGCAGATGTTTATGACGCGCTGGTTTGTCAACGCATATATAAACCGCCATTTACCCATGAAGAAGCGGTTAGCATTATTGTTGGTGAAAGCGGAAAGCAGTTTGATCCAAGATTTGTGAAAGCATTTCTGGCGATTGAATCGCAAATAGAAAAAATTTCTATAGAATATGCAGATTATAAAAATTGATATAATTTTTTAAAACTTAATTATACAGTATATTGCTGTGTAATTGAGTTGATATTTTATATCGATTGTCTGCAAAAGATATTGTTGAAACACAATAATCTTACCAATACTTACAAAATCTGTATGATTGGAGGTAATATGAAGCTTAGTGTCAAGCTTACACTCATGTCTGGATTCCTTTTGCTGCTTGCAACATTAGTTGGGGTTTTCAGCCTGATTGAGATGGCAAACATCAACAAGGGGTCAACTGATATAAGTGAAAACTGGTTGCGCTCCACACGCAGCGTGATGAATTCAACTCTGTTGACGTCAGAATACAGGCTTGCAGAGGCCTTGTTCGTATATGCCAAGACAGAGGAAGAGAACTCTGTTTATAAAAATCGAATGGAAAATGCTTTAGCCGCACTTGATAAATCAAAGGCTGGTTATGTTAAGCTGATATCTTCGCCAAAAGAAGAGCAGGCCTTTGACACATTTTCGAAGCAATGGGCACAATACATTCAGGTAAGCGCTCAAATAATCCAGCTTTCAAATGACAATAAACTGGAAGCTGCGATCGATATGTTCAGGACAAAATCCAGAATGCTTTTTGAGCAGAGCAATGCATCTCTTATGGAACTTGTAAATATTAATACTGCAGGAGCCGACGCAGCCAGCAAAGCTTGTGACGAACTTTATGAAAGGGCCAGACTTCTGGTCAGCTCATTGCTTGTAGCGGCATTGTTGATTGGTATTGGTGCTGTTGTGTTTATCGTTCGCGGCACCCACAAGCAGCTTGGCAAGGATCCCAGTGAACTGAACGCCATTGCGCACCGAGTTGTTGAAGGCGATTATAATGTTGATGACGGCTGCCCAAAGCTCGGCGTGTACGATTCCATTATTGCCATGGTGAACGCTCTGAAGGTGAATATTGAGCACGCTCAGGAAGAATCGGTAAGGGCGCGTGAGGCGGCGGAAAGCGCCCGTATTGCTCAGGGCGAAGCCGTGGAGGCCCAACACCGTGCAGAGACCGCGCGTAAGGAAGGCCTGCTTGACGCGGCGAACCAGCTGGAAAACGTGGTGCACGTCATTGCTTCTGCCTCAGAGCAGCTTTCTGCGCAAATTGAAGAATCTTCCCGGGGTGCAGAACAGCAGGCAGAGCGTATAGCAGACACGGCAACCGCTGTGGGCGAGATGAATTCTGCAGTGCTTGAGGTGGCGAGGAATGCTTCCTATGGCGCGCAATTGTCTGCAGAAATGCAGGAAAAAGCCCGTTCCGGAGATAATGTGACATCGCAATGCCAGAGTGCGATTGCTGATGTGCAAAACGATGCTGCTGCTCTCAAGGTCAGTATGGATGTGCTTTCCGGGCATGCCCAGGCCATCAACGAGATTATGACCGTTATTTCGGACATTGCTGATCAAACCAATTTGCTGGCACTCAATGCCGCCATTGAGGCGGCGCGCGCAGGCGATGCTGGTCGCGGATTTGCCGTGGTGGCTGACGAGGTGCGCAAACTTGCCGAGAAAACCATGGCTTCGACACTCGATGTGGGTAAAGCCATTCATGCCATCCAGGAAAGTTCGCAGGATGGCGTGCACCGCATGGATGCTGCAGTTAATAAGGTTAATCTTGCAACAGA
It contains:
- a CDS encoding HD domain-containing phosphohydrolase; its protein translation is MNIERPKVLVVDDDVSNLYVIMEALKDQYVVVTATNGTRALNMAVAAPFPDIILLDVMMPDISGYEVCSKLKGNAATRGIPVVFVTALGEIGDETKGLELGAVDYITKPVNPSLVKARVRNQLELKRHRDLLEAMVRERTRELVLTQQATIEMLADLAETRDPETGCHIKRTQEYVCALAHAARQLPDLELFLDDEDIDMLYHSAVLHDIGKVGVPDAILNKEGKLSKEEFSKMKEHCIIGYKAMLGAQRKLGENSFLRLAGEIALTHHERWDGTGYPSGLHGAQIPVSGRLVAIADVYDALVCQRIYKPPFTHEEAVSIIVGESGKQFDPRFVKAFLAIESQIEKISIEYADYKN
- a CDS encoding HAMP domain-containing methyl-accepting chemotaxis protein; translation: MKLSVKLTLMSGFLLLLATLVGVFSLIEMANINKGSTDISENWLRSTRSVMNSTLLTSEYRLAEALFVYAKTEEENSVYKNRMENALAALDKSKAGYVKLISSPKEEQAFDTFSKQWAQYIQVSAQIIQLSNDNKLEAAIDMFRTKSRMLFEQSNASLMELVNINTAGADAASKACDELYERARLLVSSLLVAALLIGIGAVVFIVRGTHKQLGKDPSELNAIAHRVVEGDYNVDDGCPKLGVYDSIIAMVNALKVNIEHAQEESVRAREAAESARIAQGEAVEAQHRAETARKEGLLDAANQLENVVHVIASASEQLSAQIEESSRGAEQQAERIADTATAVGEMNSAVLEVARNASYGAQLSAEMQEKARSGDNVTSQCQSAIADVQNDAAALKVSMDVLSGHAQAINEIMTVISDIADQTNLLALNAAIEAARAGDAGRGFAVVADEVRKLAEKTMASTLDVGKAIHAIQESSQDGVHRMDAAVNKVNLATELSLKSGEALKVILGLAEQTADQVQGIATASEEQSASAEEIAQSVDHVNSISRETALAMSEASKAVSDLAAQAQRLAAIITDLKNA